The region CCAGGCGCACGGCGGCCGTGATGCGGTCCGGCGAGATCATGTTCACGGCTTCGCGCAGCGAGACGTGGGACGTCACGCGGAAGGTCGCGAACTCCTTGATGACGTTCATCTCGCCGAAGAAGCCTTCATGGCGCGTCAGCGCGGCGAACATCTGGTGCTCGTCGTGGTACTTCCAGCCGCCGCGATGCAGCGCCGCCTTGTTCAGCGGCGCGAAGCAGATGCCCTGCAGCTCCCCGGCCAGCGCAAGGTCGATCATGTGCTTGAGCGTCTCGCCGGTGAGCCGGCCCGACTCGGGCGAGAGCTCGCCGCGCGGGAGGGTGGCGGGGTCGATGTTGCCGAGGTCCACCACCGGGATTTCCGGGCGGGACCAGTCGATGTCGCGCACGGCGCCGTAGGTGCGCCATTCGGGCTTCACCCCCGCGTCGGCGCAGCCCATCTCCAGCACCCGCGCATCGCCGATCACCGCGATGCGCGCGGCGTCCTTCAACGCACCCGCCGCCAGCAGCTTCGCGCTGATCTCCGGGCCGATGCCCGTCATGTCGCCCAGCATCAGGCCGAGGATGGGCAGGCCGCTCATCGCGTGAGCGCCGCCATCAGCTTGTCGATGGAAGGCAGCGTCTCCAGTTCGCGCACCATGGCGACGACCGACTCCGCCTGCTTCTCCGGGAACTTCGCATAGGCGGCGTTCTCCCGGAACTTGTTGGCGACTTCCTCGTAGCTCATCGGATCGGCCGGGCTGCCCTTGCCGAAGTCCGACCGGCCGGAGATCTTGCGGCCGTCCGCCATCTCGATGTCGATGATCGTGGTCATCTTGTGATAGCCCGCCGCCTCGGCGTCCTTGTCCACGACGAAGTCGATCTTCTCGATCATCGCCTTCACGTCGGGGCGCAGCACGACCTCGTCGGTGAATTCGCCCAGGCCCGCGCGGCCCTCGAGCAAGAGGATCGCCATGCAGAATTCCATGGAGAACTTGGCCTGCAGCTCGTTGGTCGGCCGGTGGTGGATCAGCGCGTTGGGCATGTTGTGGTTGGTGCCGACGCGCACGCGCACGACGTCCTTGGCCTGGATCTGGTTCGCACGGATCAGGCGCAGCATCTCCGTCATGCCGGGATGCGTGAGCGAGCCGGACGGATGCGGCTTGATCGACACGCCCGGGTCCGCCATGGTCCAGGGCTGGCCGAGCTTGCCGGCGATCGCATTCGCATCGTAGCCGCCGCCAGCCGCGCTGAAAAAGCCGCGCGGCGCTTCGAGGATCTTGTCCGTCGCCGTCCAGCCGTACATCGCGAACTGCGCGGCGGCCACGCCGCTCTCCGATGCGCGGCCCGCATGGAAGGGCTTGGTCATCGTGCCGAAGTTCTCGCGCAGGCCCGCCGACTGGCTGCCGGCAATCGACAAGGCACGACAGGTCTGCTCCACGTCGAGCCCCAGCAGCTTCGATGCCGCGGCGGCGGCGGCAAACGTGCCGCAGGTGGCCGTGGCATGGAAGCCCGTCTGGTAATGGCGCGGGTTGATCGCCTCGGCGATCTTGCACTCGACCTCCACGCCGAGGTGGTAGGCGAGCATCGCCGCGGCGCCGTTCGCCTTCTGCAGCTCCGCCACGGCCAGCGCGGCGGGGAGCGCCGGCGCGGTGGGATGCGTGAGCAGGCCGTACACGCGATCGGTGGCGACGGCCAGCTGCGTGTCGTCGTAGTCGTCGGCGTGGATGCCCACGCCATTGGCGAACGCGGCGAAGCGCGGCGCGACCTTGCGGTCCGTGCCGATCACCGTCGCGGCCCCCTGCCCCAGGCCGAGGTCGTCGAAGTGGCGGCGGACCATGCCGCCCAGCGGCGTGGCGCCCCCGGACAATGCGAGGCCCAGCCCGTCGAGGATCGACTTCTTGCCGAGCGCCACGACATCCTGCGGCAGGTCCTGCAGTTTCGCGCCGCAGATGAACTCCGCGACATAGCGCGTCAGGTGGTCGCCGGGTTTGCGCGATTCGGTGGATGACATGGGCTGGTTTCCTTGGGTTGCGTTGTCGTTCGAAATCGGGGCGTCAGCGCGCAAGCGCGCGGCAATGCTCGGGCGGGAAGTGCAGCCACACCGCGTCGCCGGCGTCGAAGCGCACGTCGACCGGCGTGACGGCGCGGACGGTGTCGCCGTTCGCAAGGGTGACGAGGTAGTCGCGGTGCGCGCCCAGGTACACGTGCCGCGCGACGGTACCCGCCATCCCGTTGACCTGCCCGCCGCCCGCGGCCGCGGCCGCGAGCTGCACGTCGTGATGCCGCACGGAGACGCTGGTGTCGCCCTGTTGCGCGAAGTCGCCGCTCGCGCAGCGCAGCACCAGCCCGCCGCCGCATTCGACGGACCCGGCGCCGTTCGCGCGGCCCTTGAAGACGTTGGTGCCGCCTATGAAGCGGGCGACGAATTCGGTGAGCGGCCGCTGGTAGATGTCTTCCGGCGTTCCCGCCTGCTCGATCGCGCCCTGGTTCATCACGACGATGAGGTCGGCGGTCGTCATCGCCTCGGCCTGGTCGTGCGTGACGTAGACGGTGGTGTAGCGGAACTTGTCGTGCAGGCGGCGGATCTCGAAGCGCATCTCCTCGCGCAGGTTGGCGTCGAGGTTGGAGAGCGGCTCGTCGAGCAGAAGCGTCTCCGGCTCGATCACCAGCGCGCGCGCCAGCGACACGCGCTGCTGCTGCCCGCCGGAGAGCTCGCCCGGGTAGCGCTGCGCGAGCTGCTCGAGGTGCGTCGCCGCGAGGATGGTGTCGGTTCGGCGCGCGATCTCGTCCTTCGGGAGGCTGCGCAGGCGCAGGCCGTAGGCGACGTTCTCGTACACCGTCATGTGCGGCCAGAGCGCGTAGCTCTGGAAGATCATCGACATGTTGCGCCGCTCGGGCGCGTCGCTGCCTTCGGGCGAGGACACGCGCCGCCCGCCCACCAGGATCTCGCCGGCGTCGGGCTGCGCGAAGCCCGCGATGAGCCGCAGCGTCGTCGTCTTGCCGCAGCCCGAGGGCCCCAGCAGGCACACCAGCTGCCCCTTGCCGATCGACAGCGAGATGCCGTCGACCACGGGCACGCCGGCGTATCGCTTGGTGAGGCCCTTCAGCTCCAAACCCATGGGGTCGCTCCTGCTCTTGGTTGTCGTGTCGGTCGGCGCGCTCATCGGAGGCCCACCATGCGTTGGCCGCCCAGCACCGGCAGGCGGTTGGCGATGAAGACGATGGTGAACGACACCGCGAGCAGCATGATGCCCAGCACGGAAATCGCGCCCAGGTCGCCGCTCTCGTTCAGGTCGTAGATGATCACGGAGACGAGCTTGGTGTTGGCGGTCGTGAGCAGGATGGTCGCGGACAGCTCGCGGATCGTGCCGATGAAGACGAAGCACCAGGTCGCGATCACGCTCGTGCGCAGCAGCGGCGCGGTGATGCGGCGCAAGGTCGCGAGCCGGCTCGCGCCGAGGATGCGGCTCGCTTCCTCCAGCTCGGGGTGGATGCCGTGGAACGCCGCGGACATCTGCTGGTAGCCCGCCGGCATCTCGATGGTGAGGAAGGCGATCAGCAGGATCCACAGCGTGCCGTACAGCATGAGCTGGGGGTGCGAATAGGTGAGGAACACGCCGACGCCCAGCACGATGCCCGGGATCGCGACCGGCGCGGTGGCGAGCATGCCGAGCAGCTTCGCGCCGCGCGAGGAATTGCGCGAGACGATGTACGCCGTCACCAGCGCGATCGCGGTGCCGAGGGTCGCGGTGAGGAAGCCGAGCAGGAAGGTGTTGCGCATCGCGAGCTTCGTCGCGGAGAACTCGAAGAACACGAATTCGAAGTTGTGCAGCGTAATCGTGGACCACGTGAGCGGGTCCGACACCTTGCGCGTGAGCGACGCCTTCAGCAGCGCGGCATAGGGCAGCAGCACGGTGAGCGACAGCACGATCACGGCGAAGGCGATTGCGGCCGGCATCCACTTGCCCAGCGCCGTCAGCCGTGCCTCGCCGTTCTTGCCGCCCAGCACCGTATAGCCCTTGCGGCCGAGTATCCAGGCCTTGCCCTGCAGCAGCAGCACGGTGATCAGCAGCAGCGGCAGCGCCGCCGCGGCGGCGAGCCCCGGTTTGGGCGGGAACTGGAACAGGCTCCAGATCTTCGTCGTGATCACGTGAAAGCCCGCCGGCAGCGCAAGGATCGCGGGCGAGCCGAACATCGTGAGCGCCTGCAGGATCGCGATCAGCGAGCCCGCGAGCATCGCAGGCAGCACCAGCGGGATGGTGATGCGGCGCAGCGTCGTCATCGCACGGCCGCCCAGGATGGAAGAGGCGTCCTCCAAATCGGAGGGCACGCGGTCGAGCCCGTTGGCGACCAGCGTGAAGACGTACGGGAAGGTGTAGCAGGAGATCGCGAACACCAGCCCTTCGAAGGTATAGATGTCCACGAGGTGCGCGTCGGACTCGGCGCCCGTCATGTAGCGATACAGCACGTTGATGAGGCCGCTGTTGGGCGCCGCGAGGATTTCCCAGGCGATCGCGCCGAGGAACGGCGGCGTCACGAAGGACGCCGTCACCAGCGCGCGCACGACGCGGCGGCCCGGCAGGTCCGTGCGGGACACGAGCCAGGCGAGCGGCGTCGCGATCGCGCAGGACAGCACGCCCACGCCCAGCGCCATGCCGATGGCGACCACGAAGGGCTTGCGCATCGTCGCGTCGGTGAGCAGGCTCGCGAAGTTCGCGAGCGTGAAGGCGCCGTTCTTGTCGACGAGGCTGTAGTACAGCAGCCAGCCGAGCGGCAGCAGCACCAGCGCCGCCAGCACCGCGACGAGCAGCACGAACGCCGGGCGGAAGAGGTCGAGTCGAAAGGCGGGCGCGGGTGCGGGGGAGCTGGCGGCGAGCGCGTCTGCCATCGCCTCAGGTTCCGAAATATTCTTCGTACTTCTTCTTGATCGTCTCGACCTGGCTCTCCAGCGCGGCGGCATCCGGGTTCAGCAGCTTGATCTGCGAGAGCGGCGTGCGCCCGGCCTTCTCCTTCACTTCCTGGTGGAAGGAGCGCAGGCCGCCGACGTCGCTGTTGGCCTGCTGCGCTTCACGGGTGAACATGAAGTGATAGAACAGGCGCGCGGCGTTCGGATTGGGCGCGTTCTTGAGCAGGGCCGCATTGCCGACGACGAGCGAACTGCCTTCCGTCGCGTAGACAGGCTCGATCGGCTCGCCCGCTTCCTTGAGCAGGAAGACGTTGTACTCGTTGCCGTCGGCCATCACGGCGCGCTCGCCCAGCGCCAGTTTCTTCGGCGGCTCGGTGGACGACTGCACCTGCATCACCTTCTGCTTGCCGAGCTTTTCGAAGTAGCCCCAGCCCAGCGCCTGCGACAGCGCCTGCGTGTCCGTCATGATCGTGCCGCTGTAGCCCGGGTGCGCCTTCACGAGCTTGCCCTGCCACTTCGGGTTGAGCAGGTCCGCGTGGCTCTTGGGTGCGTCGGCCTTCTGCACCAGCTTGGTGTTGTACGCGATGATGGAGAGGTGCGCGCGGTAGACGGCGAACTGCCCGTCGGGGTCGCGCTGATCCTTGGGCCAGTACTTCGCGACGTCGCTCGGCACGGCCGGCTGCAGCCAGCCGTTCTTCTTGAAGTGGATGAAGTGCACGGCGTCGGAGGTCTCGATGACGTCCACCGCGTGGATCTTGCTGCCGTATTCCTGGTTGATGCGCTGGAAGAGGCGCTCGGCGCCCGCGCGTTCGACCTGCACCTTGATGCCGGGGTACTTGGCCTCGAACGCGCTCGCGAGCTTCTCGGCGACCTTCACGTCGGTCGCGGAATACCAGACGACCTTGCCTTCCTTGGTGGCCGCGGCCACCAGCTGGGGGGTCGCGTCATAGGGGGCCGGGGCTTGCGCCGCGCCCGTCAACGGAATCAGCGCGGCAGCGACCAGCGCTGCGACGGCGAACTTTCCTCGCATGGCATGTCTCCTCAGGTGGCGGTCAGTTTGAACCTCAACGCATTCTGGGAGTGCCGAGTCAAAGTGTCAACAGTTCAAGCCATAGAGTAAACACCGAGGACTTAAGGAAACGGCCGCGCGGGATTTAGGACTTCCTGCCGACCATGTCCTGCGCGCGTACCCATTGGTCGAACTGCTCCCCGGTGACGTGACCCGACGCGACGGCCGCCTCGCGCAGGCTGGTGCCCTCCTTGTGCGCCTTCTTGGCGATCTGCGCGGCCTTGTCGTAGCCGATGTGCGGGTTGAGCGCCGTGACGAGCATCAGCGAGCGGTCCACCAGCTCCGCGATGCGATCGCGGTTGGCGGTGATTCCCACCGCGCAGTGGTCGTTGAAGCTGCGCATGCCGTCGGCCAGGAGGCGCACGCTCTGCATGAAGTTGTGCGCGATCATCGGGCGGAACACGTTCAGCTCGAAGTTGCCCGACGCCCCGCCGAAATTGATGGCGACGTCGTTGCCAAAGACTTGGCAGCACAGCATCGTCACCGCTTCGCTCTGCGTGGGGTTGACCTTGCCGGGCATGATGGAGGACCCCGGTTCGTTCTCGGGGATGGACAGCTCGCCGATGCCGCTGCGGGGTCCGCTGGCCAGCCAGCGCACGTCGTTCGCGATCTTCATCATGCCGGCCGCGAGCGTCTTGAGCGCGCCGTGTGCGTTGACGAGCGCATCGGCCGCCGCCATCACCTCGAACTTGTTGGGCGCTGTGACGAAAGGCAAGCCCGTGAGGCGCGCGAGTTCGGCCGCCGCCTTCTCCGCGTACCCATCGGGTGCGTTCAGGCCCGTGCCCACGGCGGTGCCACCCAACGCCAGTTCGCACAGGTGCGGCAGCGTGGCGTGCAGGTGGCGGTCCGCCTGTTCCAGCTGCGCGGCGTAGCCCGAGAACTCCTGGCCGAGCGTGAGCGGCGTCGCGTCCTGCAGATGCGTGCGGCCGATCTTCACGACGTCCCGGAACTCTTCCGCTTTGCCCGCGAGGGTCGCCTTGAGCTTCATCAGCGAGGGCTGCAGCTTGTTGCGGATGCCGTCCACGGCCGCGATGTGCATGGCGGTGGGAAACACGTCATTGGACGACTGGCTCTTGTTCACGTCGTCGTTGGGATGCACCAGGCGCCCTTCCCCGCGCTCGCCGCCCAAAAGCTCGCTCGCGCGGTTCGCCAGGACCTCGTTGACGTTCATGTTGGTCTGCGTGCCCGAGCCGGTCTGCCAGACCACGAGCGGGAATTCATCGTCGTGCTCGCCGCGCAGCACTTCGTCCGCGGCGGCGATGATGGCGGACGCCTTCTTGTCGTCCATCAAGCCCATGAGGTGGTTGACGACGGCGGACGAGCGCTTGATCTGCACCAGTGCGCGAATGATCTCCTTCGGCTGCCGCTCGCCGGAGATGTCGAAGTTCTGCAGCGAGCGCTGCGTCTGCGCGCCCCAGAGGCGGTCCGAGGGAACTTCGATCGGGCCGAAGGTGTCTTTTTCGATGCGGGTGTTCATGGTGCTGTCCGGAATGGGGATCAGCGTTGTGTACCACGAACCCGATACTCGGCAATTGCTTTTTCAAGGTCGCGCTGCTCTTCGCAGGACAGCAGGCAGATCGAGCGCAGCGCGGCCAGGTGGCGCTCGGCCGCCGGCAGGTCGCCCACCATCAGGTACGCCTCGCCGATGTACTCGTGCGCGCCGCGGTGCCGCGGCTCGATCTGCAGCGCGCGGCGGTAGTGCTCGAAGGCCTTGTCGAACTGCCTGAGCTTGCGATGCGCGAAGCCCAGCTCGTTGTGCACATCCGCGCTGTCCGGGAAGCGCTTGAGCGCCTGCTGCAGGCGCGGGACGGCCGCTGCCGCATCGCCGGCTTGCAGCGCGGCGCGAGCGGCCGTGTAGTCCGCGTCGGCGAGCAGGGCTTCATCGTCGCCGTCGCCGCTCGGCGCCGCGCGCGGCCCCCACGCCGCGACGGCCAGGCCCAGCGCCACGAAGCCGCGCCGCAGCATCGGCACTTACCGCGAAGCCAGGTAGGTCTTCGCGCGCGTGACCTCGGGCAAGGGCGTATCCGCGTCGCGCGTGAGCTCGACCACCCGCGCATGCAGCAGCCTGGCCTTGTCGCGGTCGCCCGCCATCTCGGCGGCCGCGGCCGCGCCGGCGTAGCCGCGCAGGCGGTTGGGTTCGCGTACCTGCGACAGCTCGAACTCCTTGAGCGCCGCTGCCGGTTGCCGGACCTCCAGCAGCATCTCACCCAGCAGCTCGCGCGCGGGCACGACGCGCCCCGGCGTCACGATGTGCTTTTCGTTGCGATCCTCCATGTCGGCCGCCGCGCGCATGAGCCGCAGCGCTTCGTCGTCCTGCTTGCGTGAGCGCGCGATCCAGGCGGCAGTGGCCAGGCGCTGGATCTCGACTTCCGTCGCCCAGTAGTTGTTCTTCGCCTCGACCAGCGCCTTGTGCTGCGCCTCCAGCCGCTGCGCCTCCTGTTCGGCGGCCGCCGTGTCGCCCATGCGCGCCGCGCCGAGCGCGCGGCTGAAGGTCGTGATCGCCTCGCAGAACGGGTAGGGGGTGTTCTGCACCGGCAGCGCCGCGGCCGTCTTCCAGTCGCCCCGCTCGAGCGCCATCCGCGCGGGCATCGCGACCGCGGCGTACGGCCCGACGAAGGCCACCGGATTGGCTTTCACCTCGCGTGCGAATTCGTCGAGCACTTCGCGGGCCGCCTTGTCGCGGCCCATCTGCAGCTGCGCATAGACCATGTAGTCGGCCGCGTGGAAGGCCTCGTTGCCGTTGCCGTCCTTCTTGGCGATATCGGCCGAGCGGCGGTTGGTGGACACCGAGTCCTGCCAGGCGCCGACCCGCGTGAAGATGTGCGAGGGCATGTGCAGCGCGTGCGGTGCGTCCGGCGCCAGGCCCGCGTAGCGCCGGGCGGCTGTCAACCCTTTCTGCGCGATGGGCGGCGCGTCGTAGCTGTGGATCAGGTAA is a window of Caenimonas aquaedulcis DNA encoding:
- a CDS encoding PdxA family dehydrogenase, producing the protein MSGLPILGLMLGDMTGIGPEISAKLLAAGALKDAARIAVIGDARVLEMGCADAGVKPEWRTYGAVRDIDWSRPEIPVVDLGNIDPATLPRGELSPESGRLTGETLKHMIDLALAGELQGICFAPLNKAALHRGGWKYHDEHQMFAALTRHEGFFGEMNVIKEFATFRVTSHVSLREAVNMISPDRITAAVRLADTTLRANGVAAPRIAVAALNPHGGEGGLFGDEEITIIRPTVERLRGEGIGCVGPVSSDVIFLKALKGEYDGVVMMYHDQGQIATKLLGFNKGVTVTAGLKTVFTTPAHGTAFDIVGQGKADTGALESALRIAARMAAARMAATG
- a CDS encoding MmgE/PrpD family protein, with product MSSTESRKPGDHLTRYVAEFICGAKLQDLPQDVVALGKKSILDGLGLALSGGATPLGGMVRRHFDDLGLGQGAATVIGTDRKVAPRFAAFANGVGIHADDYDDTQLAVATDRVYGLLTHPTAPALPAALAVAELQKANGAAAMLAYHLGVEVECKIAEAINPRHYQTGFHATATCGTFAAAAAASKLLGLDVEQTCRALSIAGSQSAGLRENFGTMTKPFHAGRASESGVAAAQFAMYGWTATDKILEAPRGFFSAAGGGYDANAIAGKLGQPWTMADPGVSIKPHPSGSLTHPGMTEMLRLIRANQIQAKDVVRVRVGTNHNMPNALIHHRPTNELQAKFSMEFCMAILLLEGRAGLGEFTDEVVLRPDVKAMIEKIDFVVDKDAEAAGYHKMTTIIDIEMADGRKISGRSDFGKGSPADPMSYEEVANKFRENAAYAKFPEKQAESVVAMVRELETLPSIDKLMAALTR
- a CDS encoding ABC transporter ATP-binding protein, translated to MSAPTDTTTKSRSDPMGLELKGLTKRYAGVPVVDGISLSIGKGQLVCLLGPSGCGKTTTLRLIAGFAQPDAGEILVGGRRVSSPEGSDAPERRNMSMIFQSYALWPHMTVYENVAYGLRLRSLPKDEIARRTDTILAATHLEQLAQRYPGELSGGQQQRVSLARALVIEPETLLLDEPLSNLDANLREEMRFEIRRLHDKFRYTTVYVTHDQAEAMTTADLIVVMNQGAIEQAGTPEDIYQRPLTEFVARFIGGTNVFKGRANGAGSVECGGGLVLRCASGDFAQQGDTSVSVRHHDVQLAAAAAGGGQVNGMAGTVARHVYLGAHRDYLVTLANGDTVRAVTPVDVRFDAGDAVWLHFPPEHCRALAR
- a CDS encoding ABC transporter permease encodes the protein MADALAASSPAPAPAFRLDLFRPAFVLLVAVLAALVLLPLGWLLYYSLVDKNGAFTLANFASLLTDATMRKPFVVAIGMALGVGVLSCAIATPLAWLVSRTDLPGRRVVRALVTASFVTPPFLGAIAWEILAAPNSGLINVLYRYMTGAESDAHLVDIYTFEGLVFAISCYTFPYVFTLVANGLDRVPSDLEDASSILGGRAMTTLRRITIPLVLPAMLAGSLIAILQALTMFGSPAILALPAGFHVITTKIWSLFQFPPKPGLAAAAALPLLLITVLLLQGKAWILGRKGYTVLGGKNGEARLTALGKWMPAAIAFAVIVLSLTVLLPYAALLKASLTRKVSDPLTWSTITLHNFEFVFFEFSATKLAMRNTFLLGFLTATLGTAIALVTAYIVSRNSSRGAKLLGMLATAPVAIPGIVLGVGVFLTYSHPQLMLYGTLWILLIAFLTIEMPAGYQQMSAAFHGIHPELEEASRILGASRLATLRRITAPLLRTSVIATWCFVFIGTIRELSATILLTTANTKLVSVIIYDLNESGDLGAISVLGIMLLAVSFTIVFIANRLPVLGGQRMVGLR
- a CDS encoding ABC transporter substrate-binding protein → MRGKFAVAALVAAALIPLTGAAQAPAPYDATPQLVAAATKEGKVVWYSATDVKVAEKLASAFEAKYPGIKVQVERAGAERLFQRINQEYGSKIHAVDVIETSDAVHFIHFKKNGWLQPAVPSDVAKYWPKDQRDPDGQFAVYRAHLSIIAYNTKLVQKADAPKSHADLLNPKWQGKLVKAHPGYSGTIMTDTQALSQALGWGYFEKLGKQKVMQVQSSTEPPKKLALGERAVMADGNEYNVFLLKEAGEPIEPVYATEGSSLVVGNAALLKNAPNPNAARLFYHFMFTREAQQANSDVGGLRSFHQEVKEKAGRTPLSQIKLLNPDAAALESQVETIKKKYEEYFGT
- the fumC gene encoding class II fumarate hydratase produces the protein MNTRIEKDTFGPIEVPSDRLWGAQTQRSLQNFDISGERQPKEIIRALVQIKRSSAVVNHLMGLMDDKKASAIIAAADEVLRGEHDDEFPLVVWQTGSGTQTNMNVNEVLANRASELLGGERGEGRLVHPNDDVNKSQSSNDVFPTAMHIAAVDGIRNKLQPSLMKLKATLAGKAEEFRDVVKIGRTHLQDATPLTLGQEFSGYAAQLEQADRHLHATLPHLCELALGGTAVGTGLNAPDGYAEKAAAELARLTGLPFVTAPNKFEVMAAADALVNAHGALKTLAAGMMKIANDVRWLASGPRSGIGELSIPENEPGSSIMPGKVNPTQSEAVTMLCCQVFGNDVAINFGGASGNFELNVFRPMIAHNFMQSVRLLADGMRSFNDHCAVGITANRDRIAELVDRSLMLVTALNPHIGYDKAAQIAKKAHKEGTSLREAAVASGHVTGEQFDQWVRAQDMVGRKS
- a CDS encoding tetratricopeptide repeat protein, with the translated sequence MLRRGFVALGLAVAAWGPRAAPSGDGDDEALLADADYTAARAALQAGDAAAAVPRLQQALKRFPDSADVHNELGFAHRKLRQFDKAFEHYRRALQIEPRHRGAHEYIGEAYLMVGDLPAAERHLAALRSICLLSCEEQRDLEKAIAEYRVRGTQR